The following coding sequences are from one Geothrix sp. window:
- the dps gene encoding DNA starvation/stationary phase protection protein Dps has translation MSKHPALLEHELFNEKTTIELVALLNQSLADTLDLAYQTKQAHWNVKGPNFYGLHLLFDQLYIQLGTTVDDMAERAVALGGQALGTIRAAGSASHLEEYPLDAKQSMVHVNALIDRYSDYTSRVRHAIRKAEKLGDQDTADLYTSVSRAMDKALWMLTASQDA, from the coding sequence ATGAGCAAGCACCCCGCGCTCCTCGAGCATGAGCTGTTCAACGAGAAAACCACCATCGAGCTGGTGGCCCTGCTGAACCAGTCGCTCGCGGACACCCTCGACCTGGCCTACCAGACCAAGCAGGCCCACTGGAACGTGAAGGGGCCGAACTTCTATGGTCTGCACCTCCTCTTCGACCAGCTCTACATCCAGCTGGGCACCACCGTGGACGACATGGCCGAACGGGCCGTGGCTCTGGGTGGCCAGGCCCTGGGCACCATCCGCGCCGCTGGGAGCGCCTCCCATCTGGAGGAGTACCCCCTGGATGCCAAGCAGAGCATGGTCCACGTGAACGCGCTCATCGACCGCTACAGCGACTACACCAGCCGGGTCCGTCATGCCATCCGGAAGGCCGAGAAGCTCGGCGACCAGGACACGGCGGACCTCTACACCTCGGTGAGCCGCGCCATGGACAAGGCGCTGTGGATGCTGACGGCCAGCCAGGACGCCTGA
- a CDS encoding YtxH domain-containing protein, with protein MSEPKTSSYGTTLLTFLAGAAVGAVVVALTTPKTGPELRGNLKDLSLRAKRRAGEFADDASDTWDDLKGRTALAAADLKRGMTDAANDLRG; from the coding sequence ATGAGCGAACCCAAGACCTCCTCCTACGGCACCACCCTCCTGACCTTCCTCGCCGGCGCCGCCGTCGGCGCGGTGGTCGTGGCCCTCACCACGCCCAAGACCGGCCCCGAACTCCGCGGCAACCTGAAGGACCTCTCCCTCCGCGCCAAGCGCCGGGCCGGGGAGTTCGCCGACGACGCGAGCGACACCTGGGACGACCTGAAGGGCCGCACCGCCCTCGCCGCAGCCGATCTCAAGCGCGGCATGACCGACGCCGCGAACGACCTGCGCGGCTGA
- a CDS encoding OmpA family protein: MHLWKMIPFMTALLAAQAGTPSTLLTANPNLVATPQAPAATVPLYRVTVVQGSAKAINYRNLKRSTEIDLLGTVLVANASGEARVKSEGGAIQITATFKNLPPASSFGGEFLTYVLWGVSPEGRATNLGEVLLEQGHGKVKVTEKLQTFGLVVTAEPYFAVTQPSDVVVMENAIRKGSVEQFEFIDAKYELLKRGQYTLNLDALAPLAMDDTTPFAVFQARNAVRIARASGAKFYAPEAYGKAIGYLVEAETKDGSKKARIISAREAVQRAEDARLIAIQKQGVEVAAMERKTAQDKLDAANQQTAQATAAGDSARKENKMAELENRTLRATNEGLWTANKGLESKNDGLQTKNEGLRNQLMVELNAVLQTRATVRGLIVNMSGVLFENGKASLLPTAREKLAKIAGILSTHKGLKIEAEGFTDSKGSNASNQVLSEKRAQNTRDYLVQQGVASDAISFKGFGESHPIATNETAAGRQENRRVELVVSGEGLSATKAAGL, from the coding sequence ATGCACCTCTGGAAAATGATCCCCTTCATGACGGCCCTCCTGGCGGCCCAGGCCGGCACCCCGTCCACCCTTCTCACCGCCAATCCCAACCTGGTCGCCACGCCCCAGGCCCCGGCAGCCACCGTTCCCCTGTACCGGGTGACGGTGGTGCAGGGCTCGGCCAAGGCCATCAACTACCGGAACCTGAAGCGTTCCACCGAGATCGACCTGCTGGGCACGGTCCTGGTCGCGAACGCCTCGGGAGAGGCCCGGGTGAAGAGCGAGGGCGGCGCCATCCAGATCACCGCGACGTTCAAGAACCTGCCCCCGGCCTCCTCCTTTGGCGGGGAGTTCCTGACCTACGTCCTCTGGGGCGTGTCGCCTGAAGGGCGGGCCACCAACCTGGGCGAGGTCCTCCTCGAGCAAGGGCACGGCAAGGTGAAGGTGACGGAAAAGCTCCAGACCTTCGGTCTGGTCGTGACCGCCGAACCCTACTTCGCCGTCACCCAGCCGAGCGACGTGGTGGTCATGGAGAACGCGATCCGCAAGGGTTCCGTGGAGCAGTTCGAGTTCATCGACGCCAAGTACGAACTGCTGAAGCGGGGCCAGTACACCCTGAACCTGGATGCCCTGGCGCCCCTGGCGATGGATGACACGACGCCCTTCGCCGTCTTCCAGGCCCGCAACGCGGTCCGGATCGCCCGGGCCTCGGGCGCCAAGTTCTACGCTCCGGAGGCCTATGGCAAGGCGATCGGCTACCTGGTGGAGGCCGAGACCAAGGACGGCTCGAAGAAGGCTCGGATCATCTCCGCCAGGGAGGCGGTCCAGAGGGCCGAGGATGCGCGCCTGATCGCCATCCAGAAGCAGGGCGTCGAGGTCGCCGCCATGGAGCGGAAGACGGCCCAGGACAAGCTGGATGCCGCCAACCAGCAGACCGCCCAGGCCACGGCCGCCGGCGATTCGGCCCGCAAGGAGAACAAGATGGCCGAGCTTGAGAATCGCACCCTGCGGGCCACGAACGAGGGCCTGTGGACCGCCAACAAGGGGCTGGAGTCCAAGAACGATGGCCTGCAGACCAAGAACGAGGGGCTGAGAAACCAGTTGATGGTGGAGCTCAATGCCGTCCTCCAGACCCGTGCCACGGTCCGGGGCCTCATCGTGAACATGTCCGGCGTGCTGTTCGAGAATGGGAAGGCATCGCTGCTGCCCACCGCCCGGGAGAAACTCGCCAAGATCGCCGGCATCCTCTCCACCCACAAGGGGCTGAAGATCGAGGCTGAGGGCTTCACGGACAGCAAGGGCAGCAATGCCTCCAATCAGGTCCTGTCCGAAAAGCGAGCCCAGAACACGAGGGATTACCTCGTGCAGCAGGGGGTCGCCTCGGATGCCATCAGCTTCAAGGGCTTCGGTGAGAGCCATCCCATCGCCACCAATGAAACGGCAGCCGGGCGCCAGGAGAACCGGCGCGTCGAGCTGGTGGTTTCGGGCGAGGGCCTCTCGGCCACCAAGGCCGCCGGCCTCTGA
- a CDS encoding YtxH domain-containing protein has protein sequence MSQNQTPFPLPSLITFLMGAAIGAVVVALTTPKSGPRLRKDLKDLARRGRERAHRAIEGFRGHGPRSRRTYVWHTPDAKGDHPISVNDLPG, from the coding sequence ATGAGCCAGAACCAAACCCCATTCCCACTCCCATCCCTGATCACCTTTCTGATGGGTGCCGCCATCGGCGCCGTCGTGGTGGCCCTCACCACGCCCAAGTCAGGTCCCCGCCTCCGGAAGGACCTGAAGGACCTGGCGCGCCGTGGCAGGGAGCGCGCCCATCGGGCCATCGAGGGCTTTCGCGGTCATGGCCCACGGTCCCGCCGGACCTATGTCTGGCACACTCCCGACGCCAAGGGTGACCACCCGATTTCCGTGAACGATCTGCCCGGCTGA
- a CDS encoding alpha/beta fold hydrolase, which translates to MAYTDEGKGSPILFVHGFPLNGDAWSRQLDTFKATNRVLTPDLPGFGASAPAAGPATMARYAEDLFTLCQHLETGPVVMVGHSMGGYIALAFARAYPLFLRGLVLVGTRAGGDQPDVAEARRETATKVRNGGFEAVVKGLIPKMLSETPSNLGMVQAVRDIMWASSPHGVSSALLALADRPDQRGHLDELRMPTLVVTGAEDMLIPPGESAELARGIRGAELIVIPKAGHLVAYEQPLAFNEALGAWLGALQAHGLGQSPASLVGSPQAPSQGVQP; encoded by the coding sequence ATGGCCTACACGGATGAGGGAAAGGGATCGCCGATTCTCTTCGTCCACGGCTTTCCCTTGAATGGGGATGCCTGGTCCCGGCAGTTGGATACCTTCAAGGCCACGAACCGGGTGCTCACGCCGGATCTGCCCGGGTTCGGCGCCAGTGCGCCAGCGGCTGGCCCTGCCACCATGGCCCGGTACGCCGAGGATCTGTTCACGCTGTGTCAGCACCTGGAGACGGGTCCGGTCGTCATGGTGGGCCACTCCATGGGAGGCTACATCGCCCTGGCCTTCGCCAGGGCCTATCCCCTCTTCCTCCGGGGCCTGGTGCTGGTGGGCACGAGGGCCGGAGGGGATCAGCCCGACGTGGCCGAGGCCCGGCGCGAGACGGCGACGAAGGTCCGGAACGGCGGCTTCGAGGCTGTCGTGAAGGGTCTGATTCCGAAGATGCTCTCGGAGACCCCTTCGAACCTAGGCATGGTCCAAGCCGTGCGCGACATCATGTGGGCGTCCAGTCCCCATGGTGTGAGCAGTGCCCTCCTGGCCCTGGCGGATCGGCCGGATCAGCGGGGCCATCTCGACGAACTCAGGATGCCGACCCTGGTGGTGACCGGGGCCGAGGACATGCTCATCCCGCCCGGCGAATCCGCGGAGCTGGCTCGGGGCATCCGTGGGGCCGAGCTGATCGTGATTCCCAAGGCTGGCCACCTCGTGGCCTATGAGCAGCCCTTGGCCTTCAACGAAGCTCTGGGAGCCTGGTTGGGGGCCCTCCAAGCCCATGGCCTGGGTCAGTCTCCGGCCAGTCTGGTTGGGTCACCCCAGGCCCCATCCCAAGGAGTTCAACCATGA
- a CDS encoding general stress protein: MNERHAVVGVFLSHLEAEGSIKELQLAGYDMKKLSIVGKDFHTEEHVIGYYNAGDRMKVWGKLGAFWGGFWGLLFGSAIFVVPGLGSLVVFGPLVSWIVGALEGALTAGGLGVLAAALYSLGIPKDSCLQYETAVSSNRFLVITHGTHEEAAKARGILEQAGAAHIGVHAESCRELVSFT; the protein is encoded by the coding sequence ATGAATGAACGCCACGCAGTGGTCGGCGTGTTCCTCTCCCACCTGGAGGCCGAAGGCAGCATCAAGGAACTCCAGCTGGCGGGGTACGACATGAAAAAGCTCTCCATCGTGGGAAAGGATTTCCACACGGAGGAACACGTCATCGGCTACTACAACGCCGGGGACCGCATGAAGGTATGGGGCAAGCTCGGCGCCTTCTGGGGGGGCTTCTGGGGTTTGCTGTTCGGATCCGCCATCTTCGTGGTGCCCGGCCTGGGGTCCCTGGTGGTCTTCGGGCCATTGGTGAGCTGGATCGTGGGCGCTCTGGAAGGCGCCCTCACGGCCGGCGGGCTGGGTGTGCTGGCTGCGGCCCTCTACAGCCTGGGCATCCCCAAGGACAGCTGTCTGCAATACGAGACCGCCGTCAGTTCCAACCGCTTCCTGGTGATCACTCACGGCACCCATGAAGAAGCCGCCAAGGCCAGGGGCATCCTCGAGCAGGCTGGTGCGGCACATATCGGCGTCCATGCGGAGTCCTGCCGGGAACTCGTCAGCTTCACCTAG
- a CDS encoding zinc-dependent alcohol dehydrogenase family protein, with product MQALVYHGPGIKALEERPDPILKDATDAIVRITKTTICGTDLHIMKGDVPTVTAGRILGHEGVGIVEQVGGSVSNVAIGDHVLISCISSCGRCSNCKAGMYSHCENGGGWILGNLIDGTQAELVRIPFADHSLYPIPSGTDEEALVMLSDILPTGFECGVLSGAIRPGDSVAIVGGGPIGLATLLTARFYSPAEVIVVDVDDNRLEVAKTFGATWVVNNSDGQAVERVMALTGNRGVDVAIEAIGQAAAFDICQAIVTAGGHIANIGVHGKPVQLNLDKLWSHNITLTTRLVDTVSTRMLMKSVVAGKLQPARLITHRFALTEVMKAYDTFGQAKEERALKVILTNE from the coding sequence ATGCAAGCCCTTGTCTATCACGGTCCTGGGATTAAGGCATTAGAGGAACGGCCGGATCCTATCCTCAAGGACGCCACGGATGCCATCGTCCGGATCACCAAAACGACCATCTGCGGCACAGACCTGCACATCATGAAGGGCGATGTCCCCACGGTGACTGCTGGACGGATTCTCGGGCACGAGGGGGTCGGCATCGTCGAACAGGTGGGTGGGAGCGTCTCGAATGTCGCGATTGGGGATCATGTCCTGATCTCGTGCATCTCCTCCTGCGGGAGGTGCTCCAACTGCAAGGCGGGCATGTACTCCCACTGCGAGAATGGCGGTGGCTGGATCCTGGGCAACCTCATCGACGGCACTCAGGCCGAGCTGGTCCGGATCCCCTTCGCCGACCACAGCCTGTACCCCATTCCGTCGGGAACGGACGAGGAGGCGCTCGTCATGTTGAGCGACATCCTTCCCACAGGGTTCGAATGCGGCGTCCTCAGCGGGGCCATCAGGCCCGGAGATTCCGTGGCCATCGTCGGGGGGGGGCCCATCGGGCTGGCCACGCTCCTGACGGCGCGCTTCTATTCGCCCGCGGAGGTCATCGTGGTCGACGTGGATGACAACCGCCTCGAGGTGGCGAAGACATTCGGTGCCACCTGGGTCGTGAACAACAGCGATGGTCAGGCCGTGGAGCGCGTCATGGCGCTGACCGGGAACCGGGGCGTGGACGTGGCCATCGAGGCCATCGGCCAGGCTGCGGCCTTCGACATCTGCCAGGCCATCGTGACGGCAGGCGGGCACATTGCCAACATCGGCGTCCATGGCAAGCCCGTCCAGCTGAACCTGGACAAGCTCTGGTCGCACAACATCACCCTGACCACCCGGCTGGTGGACACCGTCTCCACCCGCATGCTCATGAAGTCGGTGGTCGCCGGGAAGCTGCAGCCGGCGCGGCTGATCACCCACCGGTTCGCCTTGACCGAGGTCATGAAGGCCTACGATACCTTCGGCCAGGCCAAGGAGGAGCGGGCTCTGAAGGTGATCCTGACCAATGAGTAA
- a CDS encoding DUF1003 domain-containing protein, translating to MNPSGELASKYLGIPFESLDEQAQRVARHVAEGRHIARNVTKAYDEGTTFGQRAADVVASFGGSWTFVGLFAAVMLIWVGLNAFLLTSRGRTFDPYPFILLNLFLSMLAAIQAPVILMSQNRHSERDRLNAEHDYEVNLKAELDIMLLHEKMDLLREKQWEELLVIQKEQLAILSTLIQKKTLSP from the coding sequence GTGAACCCCTCTGGCGAGTTGGCCTCAAAGTATCTGGGCATTCCCTTCGAGAGCCTGGATGAGCAAGCCCAGCGGGTTGCACGGCACGTGGCGGAGGGCCGGCACATCGCCCGGAACGTCACGAAGGCCTACGATGAGGGGACGACCTTCGGCCAGCGTGCTGCGGATGTGGTCGCGAGCTTCGGCGGCTCATGGACCTTCGTGGGGCTTTTCGCGGCGGTCATGCTCATTTGGGTTGGGCTCAATGCCTTCCTGCTGACAAGCCGGGGCCGAACCTTCGACCCCTACCCGTTCATTCTGCTGAATCTGTTCCTGTCGATGCTGGCTGCCATCCAGGCGCCGGTCATCCTCATGTCCCAGAACCGCCACTCGGAGCGGGATCGGCTCAATGCCGAGCATGACTACGAGGTCAACCTCAAGGCCGAGCTCGACATCATGCTGCTGCACGAGAAGATGGATCTGCTGCGGGAGAAGCAGTGGGAGGAACTGCTGGTGATCCAGAAGGAGCAGC